A single Dreissena polymorpha isolate Duluth1 chromosome 14, UMN_Dpol_1.0, whole genome shotgun sequence DNA region contains:
- the LOC127858867 gene encoding uncharacterized protein LOC127858867, translated as MAYISLVFVIFKIGYLVAVTPSIRVEEEHGKYVLLCNVSGLGMDTIYFLENEKYAAEISNKFNKCKINVFKTTIECNCYAEYVFACILNMHTYPKYCYTWKCSAIHDNILKQSNSINVCNNVENSNTKKTSESDCSAVSTNVSMDHVRWVVDNTHNIDAGFLFPTGVFNNQNISLLMKSMQREENGSIVVCKFDEEMQPQWNINILYPPALCSANESIYSINHTCTLSNGNPIIKIVRKINEAPKCRADSTTLYPDVLTLCDAVNMVNTGAESFVGNKTGRFKLEILYNAFITEFLVEGFNIQQNKPFNEPRQVTFKCRGEGNPPLEMSLVKDGVEYGRGHSLIEHNMTLKRSQDCGNYTCIAANAFGVDSEAIQISCNNEIDFHQDLSQDATTIIQLNYIVIAVAGALVLIVIIVAVACVYRIYKRMKSTESVVLPMTDFLTTSATASSILVFDQSVIYHEIDPLMIESDRAEVNDSTRNASQPSFIEGSRQYEGLDRSRHADEEQYLRVVAD; from the exons ATGGCGTATATAAGTcttgtatttgttatatttaaaataggATATTTAGTTG CTGTCACACCATCAATAAGGGTCGAAGAAGAACACGGGAAATATGTTCTGCTTTGTAATGTTTCCGGCTTGGGAATGGACACTATATACTTTCTCGAAAATGAAAAATATGCTGCTGAAATTTCAAACAAGTTCAATAAgtgcaaaataaatgtatttaaaactacCATAGAATGTAATTGCTATGCGGAATATGTGTTCGCTTGCATTTTAAATATGCATACGTACCCAAAATATTGCTACACATGGAAGTGTTCTGCAATACACGACAACATTTTAAAGCAAAGCAATTCGATAAATGTGTGTAACAATG TCGAAAATAGCAACACAAAGAAAACATCTGAATCAGATTGTTCAGCTGTCTCAACAAATGTTTCCATGGATCATGTGCGATGGGTTGTAGATAACACACACAATATAGATGCTGGGTTTTTATTTCCAACGGGAGTTTTTAACAACCAAAATATAAGTTTGCTGATGAAATCGATGCAAAGGGAAGAAAATGGCTCAATTGTTGTATGCAAATTTGACGAAGAGATGCAACCGCAATGGAACATCAACATACTAT ATCCACCAGCACTATGTTCTGCCAACGAGTCTATATATTCAATAAATCACACATGCACACTGTCCAACGGAAACCCAATAATAAAGATCGTAAGAAAGATTAACGAGGCTCCAAAGTGTCGAGCAGATTCTACGACACTGTATCCGGATGTGTTGACGCTTTGTGACGCTGTCAATATGGTAAACACAGGGGCAGAAAGTTTTGTTGGAAATAAGACTGGTCGTTTCAAGCTGGAGATTCTTT ACAATGCATTTATAACGGAATTCCTTGTGGAAGGGTttaacatccagcaaaacaaacCGTTCAATGAACCGCGGCAAGTAACGTTCAAGTGCCGGGGTGAAGGTAATCCACCTCTTGAAATGTCACTAGTTAAAGACGGAGTCGAATACGGCCGAGGACATTCGCTGATAGAACATAACATGACACTAAAACGATCCCAGGATTGTGGAAATTATACATGCATAGCTGCTAATGCATTCGGTGTGGATAGTGAGGCGATACAAATCAGCTGTAATAACGAAATTGATTTTCATCAAG ATCTGTCTCAAGATGCTACAACAATCATCCAGCTTAACTACATCGTAATAGCTGTAGCAGGCGCGTTGGTTCTTATTGTGATAATTGTAGCCGTGGCATGTGTGTACCGAATTTATAAACGAATGAAGTCAACAG AGAGCGTCGTTTTACCAATGACTGACTTTTTGACAACATCAGCAACTGCGTCATCGATACTCGTTTTTGATCAGAGTGTTATTTATCATGAGATTGACCCACTGATGATTGAGTCCGATAGGGCAGAGGTAAACG ACAGTACCAGAAATGCTTCACAGCCCTCGTTCAT tGAAGGATCAAGACAATACGAAGGATTAGATCGTTCGCGACATGCGGATGAAGAGCAGTACCTTAGAGTGGTCGCTGATTGA